The Flavobacterium piscisymbiosum genome includes a region encoding these proteins:
- a CDS encoding NUDIX domain-containing protein, giving the protein MKNPEIKVTETKLLSDNWYILNKVTFDYQKKDGKVESHIREVYDRGNGAAILLYNSSKKTVILTRQFRLPTYLNGNKTGMMIEVCAGLLDQDNAEQAVIRETEEETGYRLNKVQKVIETYMSPGSVTEILYLFVGEYDETMKVNDGGGLDAEQENIEVLEYTFDEAYNMIESGEITDAKTIMLLQHAKIKNLI; this is encoded by the coding sequence ATGAAAAATCCAGAAATTAAAGTTACCGAAACTAAGCTACTATCAGACAATTGGTACATACTAAACAAAGTAACTTTTGATTATCAAAAGAAAGATGGTAAAGTAGAATCGCATATCCGTGAAGTGTATGATCGCGGAAACGGAGCCGCTATTTTATTGTACAATTCATCTAAAAAAACAGTAATCTTAACGCGTCAGTTTCGTTTGCCCACTTATCTTAACGGAAATAAAACCGGAATGATGATTGAGGTTTGCGCTGGACTTCTTGATCAGGATAATGCTGAACAAGCTGTAATTCGTGAAACCGAAGAGGAAACAGGTTACCGTTTAAATAAAGTTCAGAAAGTGATTGAAACGTATATGTCGCCAGGATCTGTTACCGAGATTTTATATCTTTTTGTGGGTGAATATGATGAAACCATGAAAGTAAATGATGGCGGAGGATTAGACGCCGAACAAGAAAACATTGAAGTGCTGGAATATACTTTTGATGAAGCTTACAACATGATCGAATCGGGTGAGATTACTGATGCTAAAACGATTATGTTATTACAGCATGCTAAAATTAAAAATTTGATTTAA
- a CDS encoding S41 family peptidase, giving the protein MLKFKIAFFLIFPFIVFSQNDKFTSEKLKQDLTTFREIREKANSGIYKYRTKKQIDSIYNWAFLQLKNPAELLDFYKIILQITDFEGSVHNNTTLPDAFKNRYTSEKVFFPFPIKLIANKTIINLKNDEILLGSQIHSINGIEINKIIRAFYKYYTTDGFNISGKSIGINAAFSRYFEMEYGPKEKFLVEYSLPNQTKKLSKTIAGISNEERKENFKKRHSFPSDSLFYSNIKDKYSFKIVSQNTALLAVHTFLIGGNAEDKEHIVYKKYLDSCFQMLAVHPEIKNLIVDVRNNGGGSDPNDLVTFSYLTQKTYRENKNAYINFQKIPFLPYFVYEETETEKKLEEKNDFEAELKKEYPILKGKIYPQDPKFNRLLQPDKNTFKGQVYLLISPRVASAGSLFASLVAGKTSAIVIGEETMGGYYGHNGHTPIEYELPNTKIKTQFSIVNLEQDVPKKPNQIFGRGVIPDYKVSQTLDDFIENRDAQMEYVLKLIEKK; this is encoded by the coding sequence ATGCTCAAATTTAAAATAGCTTTTTTTCTGATTTTTCCATTTATAGTTTTCTCTCAAAATGATAAATTCACTTCAGAAAAACTCAAACAAGATCTTACTACTTTTAGAGAAATCAGAGAAAAAGCAAATTCAGGTATTTATAAGTACCGAACTAAAAAACAAATTGACAGTATATACAATTGGGCATTTCTGCAATTAAAAAATCCGGCGGAATTACTGGATTTCTACAAAATTATTTTACAAATAACTGACTTCGAAGGCAGTGTGCACAATAACACAACTCTTCCTGATGCATTTAAAAACAGATATACATCAGAAAAAGTTTTTTTCCCTTTTCCGATAAAATTGATCGCGAACAAAACAATCATCAATTTAAAAAATGATGAAATTCTGTTAGGCTCACAAATTCATAGCATTAACGGAATTGAAATAAATAAAATAATACGCGCCTTTTACAAATATTACACCACCGACGGCTTTAATATATCCGGAAAATCAATTGGAATTAACGCCGCTTTTTCAAGATATTTTGAAATGGAATATGGCCCAAAAGAAAAATTTTTAGTTGAATACTCACTTCCCAACCAAACTAAAAAACTCTCTAAAACTATTGCCGGTATTTCTAATGAAGAAAGAAAAGAGAACTTTAAAAAACGTCATTCTTTTCCTTCTGACAGCTTGTTTTACAGCAATATCAAAGATAAATATTCATTTAAGATTGTTTCTCAAAATACCGCCTTGCTTGCTGTTCATACTTTTTTAATTGGAGGAAATGCAGAGGACAAAGAACACATAGTATATAAAAAATATCTCGACAGCTGTTTTCAAATGCTTGCTGTACATCCTGAAATAAAAAATTTAATTGTAGATGTTAGAAATAATGGCGGAGGGTCAGATCCTAACGATTTGGTAACTTTTTCATACTTAACACAAAAAACGTATCGCGAAAATAAAAATGCTTATATTAATTTTCAGAAAATTCCGTTTCTTCCCTATTTTGTTTATGAAGAAACTGAGACTGAAAAAAAACTGGAAGAAAAGAATGATTTTGAAGCTGAGTTAAAAAAGGAATATCCCATTTTAAAAGGCAAAATATACCCTCAGGATCCAAAATTTAATCGTTTATTACAACCGGATAAAAACACCTTTAAAGGTCAGGTTTACTTATTAATAAGTCCAAGAGTAGCTTCGGCAGGATCGCTTTTCGCATCATTAGTTGCAGGAAAAACCAGCGCAATTGTTATTGGCGAAGAAACTATGGGCGGTTATTACGGTCATAATGGTCATACTCCTATCGAATACGAATTACCCAATACTAAAATAAAAACGCAGTTTTCTATCGTAAATTTAGAACAGGATGTTCCTAAGAAACCAAATCAGATTTTTGGACGAGGTGTAATTCCTGATTATAAAGTGAGTCAAACTTTGGATGATTTTATAGAGAATAGAGATGCTCAGATGGAATATGTTTTGAAATTAATTGAGAAAAAGTAA
- a CDS encoding DUF4261 domain-containing protein, with product MGLFNFFKKEKTNLEKTENSILLAMPMFNNNERYDINAVIENLKTFWKLTITDFTGDDNSAVFKIEGEMVALAYMPAPIPWEDIQGTAEYAYNWETATEDLENHNGHAIVSIMSSKKSQKERFTILSKLLSSILLTSNSIGVYHGSQSLLISKSQYLENIDEIKQQGIPLTLWIYIGIRPSQQGNSIYTYGLTEFAKQEMEVINSKLTIEELYAFVSNIAAYVINSNVTFKNGETLGYTEDQKINITSSKGQFVEGQTLKLEM from the coding sequence ATGGGACTATTTAATTTCTTCAAAAAAGAAAAAACTAATTTAGAAAAAACCGAAAATAGCATTTTACTTGCTATGCCAATGTTTAACAATAACGAAAGATATGATATCAATGCTGTTATTGAAAATCTAAAAACCTTTTGGAAACTAACAATTACTGATTTTACAGGAGATGATAACTCTGCTGTTTTTAAAATAGAAGGAGAAATGGTTGCATTGGCTTACATGCCTGCACCAATTCCTTGGGAAGACATTCAGGGAACTGCAGAATATGCATATAATTGGGAGACTGCTACCGAAGATTTAGAAAATCATAATGGACATGCAATAGTATCAATTATGTCCTCAAAAAAAAGCCAGAAAGAAAGATTTACAATTTTAAGTAAATTACTGTCTTCTATTTTATTAACATCAAATTCAATAGGAGTTTATCATGGAAGTCAATCATTATTGATTTCTAAATCTCAATATTTAGAAAATATTGACGAAATAAAACAACAAGGCATACCTCTGACTTTATGGATTTACATCGGAATAAGACCTTCTCAACAAGGAAACAGTATTTATACTTATGGCTTAACTGAATTTGCAAAACAAGAGATGGAAGTTATAAATTCAAAACTTACTATTGAAGAGCTTTATGCTTTTGTATCTAATATTGCTGCTTATGTTATAAATAGTAATGTCACTTTCAAAAATGGGGAAACTCTTGGATATACAGAAGATCAAAAAATTAATATAACATCTTCTAAAGGACAATTTGTAGAAGGTCAAACCTTAAAACTAGAAATGTAA